Sequence from the Lysobacter solisilvae genome:
CGAACTGATCGACCACGCACTGGCCCTTCGCCTGGAACTGGCGGCCGTCCTCGGGCGTCCACCAGTTGGCCAGGCGACCCTGCGCATCGAACTGGGCGCCCTGGTCGTCGAAGCCATGGCTGATCTCGTGGCCGATCACCACGCCGATCGCGCCGTAGTTGACCGCATCAGTGGCATTCACGTCGAACGCGGGCGGCTGCAGGATGCCCGCGGGGAACACGATCTCGTTCTGCGAGGGGTTGTAGTAGGCGTTGGATGTCGGTGGCGTCATCCCCCAGCGGCTGCGGTCGGTCGGCTTGCCGACCTGGCTGCGGTTGTCGGCCACGTTCCAGCGCGATGCGGCGACCAGGTTGTCCCAGGCCGAGTCGCGGCTCACGGTCACGCCAGCGTATTCCTTGAACTTGTCGGGGTAGCCGAGCTTGGGGAAGAAGGTGGCGCGCTTTTCCAGCGCCTTTTTCTTGGTCGCCTCGTCCATCCAGTCCAGTTCGCCGATGACGTCGTCCATCGCCAGCAGGATGTTCTTCACCATGTCCTGCATGCGCGCCTTGGCCTCCGGCGGGAAATACTTCTCCACGTATTTCGCACCCAGCGCCTCGCCCAGCTGCTGGTCGGTGGCCTCCGCGCAGCGCTTCCAGCGCGGCTTCATTTCCGTCGCGCCGGTGAGGAACTTGCCATTGAAGGCAAAGCTTTCCTGGACGAAGGGCGTGGACAGGGCATCGGCGCCGTTGCGCAGGACGTGCCACTGCAGATACGTCTTCCACTGCGGAAGCGGCGTCGAGCTCAGTTCCTTCTCGACCTGCTGGAGGAACCTGGGCTGGGTCACGTTCACCGCGTCATGCGGCATGCCGGCCGCGTCGAAATACTTCGCCCAGTCGAAGCTGGGCACCAGCCTGGGCAGGTCGGCGAACGGCGTCGGGTTGTCCGACAGCTTGGGATCGCGCAGCTGCACGTTGTCGAAAGAGGCTTCCGCCAGGCGCTTCTCGAAGGCCAGTACGGTGTCGGCGTTCTTCCGCGCCTGCTCGGGGGCGGTGCCGGCCAGTTCGAACATCCTCGCCACGTGCGCCAGGTACTTCGCCCGCGCCTCCACGAAGCGCGGCTCGGTCTTGATGTAGTAGTCGCGATCGGGCATGCCCAGGCCGCCGGCATAGATGTGCGCGACCGTTCGCGACGGCTCGTGCAGGTCTTCTCCGGCGTAGACGATGAAGGGCACGTACACCCCCATGTCGTGCAGCTTTCCAATCATGCGCTGCATGCCGGCCGCGTCCTGGAGTGCGCCGATCTCGCTCAGCCAGGGCAGCACGGGCTTGCTGCCCAGCGCGTCGATCCGGGATTCGTCCATGCACGCCGCATAGAAGTCGCCAGCCAACTGGCCCGCGCTGCCCTTGGGCCAGTCGCTGCGCGCGGACAGCTCGGTGAGGATGTCGCGCACATGTTCCTTGTTGACCTCGCCCGACTGCCAGCGACGGCTCCAGCGGTCCATGTAATCGGGGATGGGGTTTTCCTTCCGCCACGATCCGTTGGCGTAATCGAAGAAGTCGGTGCAGGGGTTGCCGTCGCGATTGATGTCGCCGGACTGGATGCCGTGTACGGCCCCGGCCGAGGCAGTGGTGGCGAACAACAAGGCCACGATGGGAAGACTGGACCTGATCCGGTTCACGGCATACCCCATGCTTGAATGGTGGGGCTCACTATAGCCCCGGTCCGGGAACCGGCCTGTCCCAGAAGTTGGGGCGGAGCAGCGCCGCCTGCTCGTGCCTGTGCAGCCACGTCCACGCCCGCTGGCCCCGCCGCAGAGGCAACTGCGTTGTTCCTGTTGCCACCCGCCGTGGGATTTCCATGAACGTGAAGAATCGACGCCTGACAGCCTCACTGCGCATCGGCGCCCTGGCCAACGCTGTGCTTGGCTGCCTGGGTTTCGCCTTCACTGCCAGCGCGATGCAACCGCCGGCACATGCCGATCACGCACTGGGCACGGTCCACTTCCCCGTCAGCTGCACGCCCCCCGCGCAACGGGATTTCGACCATGCGCTGGCGCTGCTGCACCACATGACCTACCCGCAGGCGCGCACTGCCTTCGCCGAGCTGGCCGCACGCGAGCCGGACTGTGCGATGGCCCATTGGGGCGTGGCCATGACCCTTTTCCAGCCGCTGTGGCCTACGCGGCCCACGGCCGCGGATCTCGCACGGGGGGCCGCCGAAGTGGAGGCCGCGCGCGCTGCCGGGCGTGCCAGCGAAGGCGAGAAACTCGCCATCGACGCGGCGGCGGCGTTCTTCGACAACGCAGGCCAACCGGACTACTGGGAGCGCATCCGGCGCTGGGAAGCGGCCATGCAGCGTGCGCACGCTGCGCTACCCGAAGACCCCGAGCTCACGGTTTTCTACGCCCTGGCGCACCTGGCCGTCGCACCGTCCAACCAGAACGCGCGCGCTAATGCCGACCGCGCCGCCGCGTTGCTGCTGCCGGTCTACGGTGACAACCCCGATCATCCGGGCGCCATGCACTACCTGGTTCACGCCAACGACGTGCCCGGGCGCGAACACGAACTGCTCCAGATCGTGCGCAAGTACGAAACCGTCGCGCCGGACAACCCGCATGCGCTGCACATGCCCACGCACATCTACACGCGCCTGGGAGAGTGGCCGTCCGTCATCCGCGGCAACCTGCGCGCGGCCGATGCCGCGCTGAAACACCCCGCCGGCGACCAGGGCCAATACGTGTGGGACGAATTCGCCCATGCCATCGAATACCTCGTCTATGCCCATCTGCAGCAGGGCGACGACGACGCCGCGCTCGCGCAGGTGCGCCGCCTGCAGGCGCAGGCGCGGATCGAGCCCAGCTTCAAGTCCGCGTTCCACCTGTCCTCCACCGCCGCGCGCTACGCGCTGGAACGGGGCGACTGGGCATCGGCGGCCCAACTGCCCGTTCGCATGCCCGACACGATCGCGTGGGACAAATACCCCTCGCCCGAGGCCGTCACCTGGTTCGCACGCGGGCTCGGCGCGGCCCGGCAAGGCCAGGCCGAGGGCGCGAAGGAACCCGTCGCGCGGCTGACGCAACTCGAAGCAGCCAGCCAGGCCAGCGGCGAGGACCTGTTCGCCCGCAGCATCCGCGTCCTTCGACTGGCGGTGCAGGGCTGGCAGTGGCAGGCGCAGGGCGAGCCGGACCGCGCACGCAAGCTGCTGGAGGAAGCCGCGGCCCTGGAGGCCGCCACGCCCAAGCACGCAGTCACTCCCGGGCCGACACTGCCGGCCGAAGAACAATTCGGCGACCTGCTGATGCAACAGGGGCACCCGGCAGAAGCGTTGGCCGCCTACCAGCGCGCGCTGGCGGCCTATCCCGAGCGCTTCAATGCGCAGCTCGGAGCGACCCGGGCGGCATTCGAGTCCGGGGACGTGGATGGCGCACGCAGGCGACTGGACCATCTGCTCGAGGTGACCCTGCCCGGCCCGCGGCGACGGGACGCGGAAGCCTCGGGGCGGCAGGTGTTCGCGGCGTCGAAGACCGACTGATTGCAGGCCGGGGCAGGTGCGCGGCCGTCGCGAGGTGCCTCAGAAGAACAGCCGCAGGCCCAGTTGGACCTGCACGTCCACCTGCCGCGCGTCGAGCTCGTCCAGGCGACGCTGGTTCCTGCTGCTGTCGATGCGCAGCACTTCGCCCGTCAGGCGCACGGCGTCCGAGGGCCGCCAGTTCAACGCCAGCGTGAGGGCGTTGCCGTGCTCACTCAGCGGGGGCGTCAGCGCCGCAGGACGCTGCCGGGTCTGGAACAGGTCCACGCGCAACGCCGGCTGCCAGGCTCCCTCTTCCCGCGCCAGCATCAGATAGCCCGCATTGAAGTCCGTATCCAGCCGCAGACGGCCGGGCACGGGCTCGAAGATGGTCGAGCCGTGCATGGCCTGGGCCAGCAGGGCCCATTCGCCGAAGCGCTGCTCGCCGCCCAGGTTCCAGAAGTACGTGCGCCAGGCACGCAGCGTGCGGCCGGAATAGCGCACGGACTCGGCGAGGTCGGCATGATTGTCGTAATACAACGCGGTGAAGCGCCGCTGCGACGACGGCTGCCAGCCCAGTACGCCGTAGAAGCCTGGCCGGTCGTCCATCTCGACGAAAGGACGAAAGCGCATCGGCACCGGCGCGCGCGCGACGGGAGCGTGCACGTCCGGCTGTCGCAGGCTGCCATCGATGCCTGTCGCGATGTCGCCCAGCGCCCAGCCACGCGAGGCGAGCAGCTCGCCGGCCGGATCGTTTTTGAAGAACACGGCGGCGCGCGCGTCGAGCGTGCCTTGCCGGCCCCGATGCTCCACATGCAGCTCCGCGCCGAAGATCCGCAGTTCCTCTCCGACCCACGTGTTGACCGCCGACGGGGTGAGCGTCCGCGTCGTGCTCCAGGCCAGGCCGTCGTGCTCCTGCGAAACCGGCGGGAAAAACGCGCCGGCCTTGGCCGACCAGCGCCAGGGCGTGGTCGAAACCGGACGGTAGCGGACGAAGCCCTCCAGCACGTCGAACTGACGCTCCAGTTCGGGCTGGTACTGCAGCGAGGTCGTCGCCAGCAGGGCGGGCGTCATCTGGATGGCCGCGGTCAATGCCGCACGCCCGGACAGTGCGTCGTCCGACGCCGCATCCCCACCTCCGCCGAAGCGCGTCTTGCCCAGGCCACCCTGGGTCCAGGAGGTCTCATCCGCCGGTTGCGCCACACGCAGGTCCAGGGAGCCGTGTACCTCCAGCTCCAGCGCGTACACGGGC
This genomic interval carries:
- a CDS encoding M13 family metallopeptidase; translation: MALLFATTASAGAVHGIQSGDINRDGNPCTDFFDYANGSWRKENPIPDYMDRWSRRWQSGEVNKEHVRDILTELSARSDWPKGSAGQLAGDFYAACMDESRIDALGSKPVLPWLSEIGALQDAAGMQRMIGKLHDMGVYVPFIVYAGEDLHEPSRTVAHIYAGGLGMPDRDYYIKTEPRFVEARAKYLAHVARMFELAGTAPEQARKNADTVLAFEKRLAEASFDNVQLRDPKLSDNPTPFADLPRLVPSFDWAKYFDAAGMPHDAVNVTQPRFLQQVEKELSSTPLPQWKTYLQWHVLRNGADALSTPFVQESFAFNGKFLTGATEMKPRWKRCAEATDQQLGEALGAKYVEKYFPPEAKARMQDMVKNILLAMDDVIGELDWMDEATKKKALEKRATFFPKLGYPDKFKEYAGVTVSRDSAWDNLVAASRWNVADNRSQVGKPTDRSRWGMTPPTSNAYYNPSQNEIVFPAGILQPPAFDVNATDAVNYGAIGVVIGHEISHGFDDQGAQFDAQGRLANWWTPEDGRQFQAKGQCVVDQFESYFIEPGVHHNGKLVLGESIGDLAGAKLAYLGYLKSRKGKGPEPTIDGFTPEQQFFLAWGQWRGDETRMETQRTMIQGDPHPIAKYRVNGPLSNLPAFKEAFSCKVGDPMVRAQSDRCEVW
- a CDS encoding tetratricopeptide repeat protein translates to MNVKNRRLTASLRIGALANAVLGCLGFAFTASAMQPPAHADHALGTVHFPVSCTPPAQRDFDHALALLHHMTYPQARTAFAELAAREPDCAMAHWGVAMTLFQPLWPTRPTAADLARGAAEVEAARAAGRASEGEKLAIDAAAAFFDNAGQPDYWERIRRWEAAMQRAHAALPEDPELTVFYALAHLAVAPSNQNARANADRAAALLLPVYGDNPDHPGAMHYLVHANDVPGREHELLQIVRKYETVAPDNPHALHMPTHIYTRLGEWPSVIRGNLRAADAALKHPAGDQGQYVWDEFAHAIEYLVYAHLQQGDDDAALAQVRRLQAQARIEPSFKSAFHLSSTAARYALERGDWASAAQLPVRMPDTIAWDKYPSPEAVTWFARGLGAARQGQAEGAKEPVARLTQLEAASQASGEDLFARSIRVLRLAVQGWQWQAQGEPDRARKLLEEAAALEAATPKHAVTPGPTLPAEEQFGDLLMQQGHPAEALAAYQRALAAYPERFNAQLGATRAAFESGDVDGARRRLDHLLEVTLPGPRRRDAEASGRQVFAASKTD